One segment of Rosa chinensis cultivar Old Blush chromosome 6, RchiOBHm-V2, whole genome shotgun sequence DNA contains the following:
- the LOC112171903 gene encoding long chain acyl-CoA synthetase 2-like, which produces MMAETLFSLALTIKRNPSGQMLGQRQVNEKKAGPYVWTTYQEVYDAAIHVGSAIRSHGVNPACDSHAITYVPLYDTLVASANAVEFIINRAEVSIAFVQENKIPAIISILPNCSMHLKIIVSFTNVSATQKKEAEELGESCFLWEEFLQLGNSDSELRPKQRTAVCTIMYTSGTTGEPKGVIVTNAALMSEELSIDVYFS; this is translated from the exons ATGATGGCTGAAACTCTGTTTTCACTGGCATTGACTATTAAGAGGAACCCAAGCGGTCAAATGCTTGGTCAACGCCAAGTCAACGAGAAGAAG GCGGGTCCATATGTGTGGACTACATATCAAGAGGTGTATGATGCAGCCATTCATGTGGGTTCAGCCATCAGAAGCCATGGTGTCAATCCT GCCTGTGACAGCCATGCCATTACATATGTTCCCCTTTATGACACCCTTG TTGCAAGTGCTAATGCAGTTGAGTTCATCATCAACCGTGCTGAAGTTTCAATAGCTTTTGTTCAAGAGAACAAAATCCCTGCT ATTATATCAATCCTTCCAAACTGTTCTATGCATTTAAAAA TAATTGTCAGCTTCACAAATGTTTCTGCCACTCAAAAGaaggaagcagaagaactgggggAATCTTGCTTTTTGTGGGAGGAATTCCTTCAGTTG GGAAATTCAGATTCTGAACTACGCCCAAAACAGAGGACCGCTGTGTGCACAATAATGTATACAAGTGGAACGACTGGAGAACCAAAGGGCGTAATCGTTACTAATGCAGCATTAATGTCAGAAGAATTGTCAATAGACGTATACTTTTCCTAA
- the LOC112171899 gene encoding cold-regulated 413 plasma membrane protein 1: MGKSYLRMKTDSVSGDLINADVKDLAAAAKKLATHAVHLGSLGFGTTFLEWVASFAAIYLLVLDRTNWKTNILTGLLIPYIFFSLPSLIFSFFRGEIGRWIAFVAVILRLFFPKRFPEWAELPAALILLMVVAPSLIATTVRDDWIGVVICLAIAAYLLQEHIRASGGFRNAFTQPHGVSNTVGIICLFIYPVWALVLDIL, translated from the exons ATGGGGAAGAGCTACTTGAGAATGAAGACCGACTCGGTTTCCGGCGATTTGATCAATGCCGATGTCAAAGACCTTGCTGCCGCTGCTAAGAAGCTTGCAACTCATGCCGTCCATCTCGGAAGCTTAGGCTTTGGCACCACTTTTCTTGAATGGGTCGCTTCTTTTGCTGCAAT TTATCTGTTGGTCTTGGATCGGACAAACTGGAAAACAAACATCCTCACAGGGCTGTTAATCCCATACATATTCTTTAGCCTTCCTTCactcattttctctttcttcag GGGAGAAATTGGAAGGTGGATTGCCTTTGTTGCAGTTATCTTGCGACTCTTTTTCCCTAAACGATTCCCAG AATGGGCTGAATTGCCGGCTGCGCTGATTCTTCTAATGGTTGTGGCTCCGAGTTTAATTGCAACCACTGTGAGGGATGACTGGATCGGCGTTGTAATATGTCTCGCCATTGCAGCTTACTTGCTGCAAGAACACATCCGGGCATCCGGTGGATTCAGAAACGCTTTCACACAACCCCATGGCGTATCAAATACCGTCGGCATAATTTGTCTGTTCATCTACCCTGTTTGGGCGTTGGTCCTTGACATCCTATAG
- the LOC112170914 gene encoding disease resistance protein RPV1-like, producing the protein MAIQLRASSSFSSVPFSTRSYTHDVFLSFRGEDTRYNFTGHLHRNLVQRGINTFIDDDALPRGEEISEALLRAIEGSKLSLIVFSENYAFSKWCLDEMVHILECRRSKNQMVRPIFYKVDPSDVRNQRGTFGVALAQHESRFEDDMDKVSKWRAALSEAANLSGWHFSGTGYEYELIDNIVEEISPQVKEPTLLDMPKCQVGLDSRVEYILEMLDVGGSDVRMVGIWGIGGIGKTTIAKAAYNTIAHKFDGSCFLANVREGSKQHGGLVNLQNILLSSIVGQKESKINNIHEGITLLREKLRHKRVFLVVDDVDDLDQLEKLAGRTDWFGHGSRVIITTRDKHLLIAHQVKPIYKVHELGYHEALELFSSNAFKDNKNLNDNEKLLVTTVVKYAQGIPLALEVLGSYLCDTSIHKWQAMLDGLKKNPPRRIQDILIISYDGLQDTVKEVFLDIACFFKGRNTNDVIQILEGCDRINPEHSIKVLEEKALIYVDVCGQICMHDLLEEMGKDMVLQQSTEPGKRSRLWRHEDVQEVLTKNTGTKKIEGIMIKMPTADEISLSPKCLKKMRNLKIFINVNGRFGANFDYYPNQLRLFEWHDCPLKYLPSNFNMKNLIRLSMPSSRILRFEVFIYFQDFSLLKSLHLTNFPFEFFFFFGMTELSEHAKSEIFKFEGM; encoded by the exons ATGGCCATCCAATTGAGAGCTTCTTCCTCATTCTCTTCTGTTCCTTTTTCCACCCGTTCATACACACACGATGTGTTTCTGAGTTTTAGAGGCGAGGATACTCGCTACAATTTTACAGGTCATTTGCACAGAAATTTGGTTCAAAGGGGGATCAACACTTTCATAGATGATGATGCTCTTCCAAGAGGAGAGGAAATATCAGAAGCACTTCTCCGAGCCATTGAAGGGTCAAAGCTCTCTCTCATTGTGTTCTCTGAAAACTATGCATTCTCAAAGTGGTGTTTGGATGAAATGGTTCATATCCTTGAATGTAGAAGATCAAAGAACCAAATGGTTCGGCCAATCTTTTACAAAGTGGATCCATCGGACGTGAGAAACCAACGAGGTACATTCGGTGTGGCACTTGCACAGCATGAAAGCAGATTCGAAGATGACATGGACAAGGTGTCAAAATGGAGAGCAGCTCTTTCAGAAGCTGCAAATTTATCTGGGTGGCATTTCTCGGGCACCGG ATATGAATACGAACTTATTGATAACATTGTTGAAGAGATTTCCCCGCAAGTAAAAGAACCTACCTTATTGGATATGCCAAAGTGCCAAGTTGGGCTAGACTCTCGGGTAGAATATATACTTGAAATGTTAGATGTTGGCGGAAGTGATGTACGCATGGTAGGAATATGGGGAATTGGCGGAATAGGGAAGACAACAATTGCTAAAGCTGCTTACAATACAATTGCCCATAAGTTTGATGGTAGctgctttttggcaaatgtTAGAGAAGGCTCAAAGCAACATGGAGGTTTAGTCAACCTACAAAATATTCTTCTCTCTAGCATTGTGGGGCAGAAAGAATCGAAAATAAACAACATTCATGAAGGAATCACTTTGTTGCGTGAGAAGTTGAGACATAAAAGGGTTTTCTTAGTTGTCGACGATGTGGATGATTTGGACCAGTTAGAGAAATTAGCTGGGAGAACTGATTGGTTTGGTCACGGCAGCAGAGTTatcataacaacaagagataaGCATTTGTTGATTGCTCATCAGGTGAAACCAATATACAAGGTTCATGAACTAGGTTATCATGAAGCTCTTGAGCTCTTCAGTTCAAATGCCTTCAAGGATAATAAGAATTTAAATGATAATGAGAAACTGTTAGTTACTACTGTTGTTAAATATGCTCAAGGCATTCCACTTGCACTGGAAGTTTTAGGTTCATATCTATGTGATACCTCTATACATAAATGGCAAGCTATGTTAgatggtttaaaaaaaaatcctcctAGGCGCATTCAAGATATTCTCATAATCAGTTATGATGGACTGCAAGATACAGTGAAAGAAGTTTTCCTCGACATTGCTTGTTTCTTCAAAGGTCGGAATACAAATGATGTGATACAAATACTTGAAGGTTGTGATCGCATTAACCCCGAGCATAGTATTAAAGTTCTCGAAGAAAAGGCTCTCATATATGTTGATGTATGCGGTCAAATTTGCATGCATGATTTGTTGGAAGAGATGGGAAAAGATATGGTTTTGCAACAGTCTACAGAGCCCGGTAAGCGAAGTAGATTGTGGCGTCACGAGGATGTGCAAGAGGTTCTAACAAAAAACACT ggaacaaaaaaaattgaaggtaTAATGATAAAGATGCCTACAGCAGATGAGATAAGCTTGAGTCCTAAATGCTTAAAAAAGATGAGAAATCTTAAAATTTTTATAAACGTCAATGGACGGTTTGGTGCAAATTTTGATTATTATCCGAATCAATTGCGGTTATTTGAATGGCATGACTGTCCGCTAAAATATTTGCCCTCCAATTTTAATATGAAGAATCTGATTCGACTTAGTATGCCTTCCAGCCGCATCTTACGTTTCGAggtatttatatattttcaagACTTTAGTTTATTGAAATCTTTACACCTTACCAATTTTCCatttgagtttttcttcttctttggtatGACAGAGCTGTCAGAGCatgcaaaatctgaaatttttaaATTTGAAGGGATGTGA